Proteins found in one Kiloniellales bacterium genomic segment:
- a CDS encoding BTAD domain-containing putative transcriptional regulator has translation MSSRMTVAGALRLTLIDSLRASVDGRVLAVSSRGARAVLACLALTPGHEETRARLVSLIWPNHDEAGGRRNLRQTLFQLRGELSAAGYDGLEADREKVALAGALRTDVAELLSALASGVVPPVLLAGESLAERILARFTVPGDVFESWLYLRRRQIEDELRTRLSAALEAAAPGARRDLARALVILDPSDEVAARALISAHLEAGDVGSALQTYDRLWRHLEREFDTEPAGETQALVVAIKMGDYRPAASEEGPGGPPRPETAAPKMPAVAAPEHPPDPVAADEPRAFPEISVGSFDTTGLAEACRPLVALFRRELISRLARFREWRIFDDPEDGRAERTYALRASAVEVGPRIAATVALTGTATGEVIWTERSESLRTRWIAFQGDLAGRMAATLNLNLSRARLARLTGRDNPAADAIDRWLLGQQLALSFDPAGWTRAAELFRAILADWPDFTRAYTSLAQLHNIRNIVFPGTRRDPALFAEALLLANRAIDLDPMDSQTHLSRGWALTMAQRYDEAELAFGLAQETNPNDAWVVISSALGLAFGGRTAVARNLAAQSISLGWTISPRDWCYHATIRFLCGDYDGCVAAARNGGEAIRNIPGWEAAALTRLGRSAEAARAYTRFVELARANWAGERAAEEDSILAWVTSAFPIRDPAVRAAFADGLARARYLASDD, from the coding sequence ATGTCGAGCAGGATGACCGTGGCCGGCGCGCTGAGACTGACCCTGATCGACAGCCTTCGGGCCTCGGTCGACGGCCGCGTGCTCGCCGTCTCCTCGCGTGGCGCGCGGGCGGTCCTGGCCTGCCTCGCGCTCACCCCCGGGCACGAGGAGACCCGCGCGCGGCTGGTCAGCCTGATCTGGCCAAACCATGACGAGGCCGGCGGGCGCCGCAACCTGCGGCAGACGCTGTTCCAGCTGCGCGGCGAGCTGAGCGCCGCCGGCTACGACGGCCTGGAGGCCGACCGGGAGAAGGTGGCGCTGGCCGGCGCCCTGCGCACCGACGTCGCGGAGCTGCTGTCGGCGCTCGCTTCCGGCGTGGTCCCGCCGGTGCTGCTCGCCGGGGAAAGCCTCGCCGAGCGCATCCTCGCGCGCTTCACCGTCCCCGGCGACGTCTTCGAGAGCTGGCTCTACCTGCGCCGCCGCCAGATCGAGGACGAACTCCGGACGCGGCTCTCGGCGGCGCTCGAGGCGGCGGCGCCGGGGGCGCGGCGCGATCTGGCCCGGGCCCTGGTCATCCTCGACCCCTCGGACGAGGTCGCCGCCCGCGCGCTCATCTCGGCCCACCTCGAAGCCGGCGACGTGGGCAGCGCGCTGCAGACCTACGACCGGCTCTGGCGCCATCTGGAGCGGGAGTTCGACACGGAGCCTGCGGGCGAGACGCAGGCCCTGGTCGTCGCCATCAAGATGGGCGATTACCGCCCGGCGGCCTCGGAGGAGGGCCCCGGCGGTCCTCCGCGACCGGAGACCGCGGCGCCAAAGATGCCGGCCGTGGCCGCGCCGGAGCACCCGCCCGACCCCGTCGCGGCCGATGAGCCGCGGGCCTTTCCCGAGATCTCGGTGGGCAGCTTCGACACGACGGGGCTGGCCGAGGCCTGCCGGCCGCTCGTCGCGCTCTTCCGCCGGGAGCTGATCTCCCGGCTCGCCCGCTTCCGGGAATGGCGGATCTTCGACGACCCGGAGGACGGCCGGGCCGAGCGGACCTACGCGCTGCGCGCCAGCGCCGTGGAGGTCGGCCCGCGCATCGCGGCCACGGTCGCGCTGACCGGCACCGCCACCGGCGAGGTCATCTGGACCGAGCGCTCCGAGAGCCTGCGGACCCGCTGGATCGCCTTCCAGGGCGACCTGGCCGGGCGGATGGCGGCGACGCTCAACCTCAACCTGTCGCGGGCGCGCCTGGCCCGCCTGACCGGCCGCGACAATCCGGCCGCGGACGCCATCGACCGCTGGCTCCTGGGCCAGCAGCTGGCCCTGTCCTTCGACCCCGCGGGCTGGACCCGGGCGGCCGAGCTGTTCCGCGCCATCCTGGCGGACTGGCCCGATTTCACCCGCGCCTACACGAGCCTCGCCCAGCTCCACAACATCCGGAACATCGTCTTTCCCGGCACGCGGCGCGACCCCGCGCTCTTCGCCGAGGCGCTGCTGCTCGCCAACCGGGCGATCGACCTCGACCCGATGGACTCCCAGACCCACCTGAGCCGCGGCTGGGCGCTGACCATGGCGCAGCGCTACGACGAGGCCGAGCTGGCCTTCGGGCTGGCGCAGGAGACCAACCCGAACGACGCCTGGGTCGTCATCTCCTCCGCGCTGGGCCTGGCCTTCGGCGGACGGACCGCGGTCGCGCGGAACCTCGCCGCGCAGTCGATCTCGCTCGGCTGGACGATCTCGCCGCGGGACTGGTGCTATCACGCGACGATCCGCTTCCTCTGCGGCGACTACGACGGCTGCGTCGCCGCGGCGCGCAACGGCGGCGAGGCGATCCGCAACATCCCCGGCTGGGAGGCGGCGGCGCTGACCCGGCTCGGCCGTTCGGCGGAAGCGGCGCGCGCCTACACGCGCTTCGTGGAGCTGGCCCGCGCCAACTGGGCGGGCGAGCGCGCCGCCGAGGAGGACTCGATCCTCGCCTGGGTCACCTCGGCCTTCCCGATCCGTGATCCGGCCGTCCGCGCCGCCTTCGCCGACGGCTTGGCCAGGGCCCGGTACCTGGCGAGCGACGACTAG
- a CDS encoding YcaO-like family protein has product MSGSRHDSGDREAWCFAPSDAAAALRSRGGQAPEAAAGRLAGWLGEGVGGRRILRVLARAERFFLLALPGLRDMYLAGGLVPAGPGRGESATGCGPTPGAALARLAGEIAEARARARLPSRLGSRAGCGDWAAGAARAAGLPARSEGMAAAPSLAEARLAGLLELVERDAAAHWWLGGRRARQPAQAAARRFAALVARHWPGWGTEGLRLLDLTRLPGFPVMAALAWGRTDGGLALGIACRLGVADAVEAAHRELCQMRFGLELARRRAARGAARLGPADRRALARAEISPACPLLRPAAAASPGGAPLPACPRQAAGALAARGIAVSALDLSSPEDPLKACKAIAPELQPYATGITTAALRETVAKSGGGGRYVGEIPLY; this is encoded by the coding sequence ATGTCTGGCAGCCGGCACGACAGCGGAGACCGGGAGGCTTGGTGCTTCGCCCCGAGCGACGCCGCGGCGGCGCTGCGATCGCGGGGCGGGCAGGCGCCCGAGGCCGCTGCCGGGCGCCTGGCCGGTTGGCTCGGCGAGGGCGTCGGCGGTCGTCGGATCCTGCGCGTGCTGGCGCGCGCCGAGCGCTTCTTCCTCCTCGCCCTGCCGGGGCTGCGCGACATGTACCTGGCCGGCGGCCTGGTCCCGGCCGGGCCGGGCCGGGGCGAGAGCGCGACCGGCTGCGGGCCGACGCCGGGTGCGGCGCTCGCGCGGCTCGCGGGCGAGATCGCGGAGGCCCGCGCCCGCGCGCGCCTGCCGTCCCGGCTCGGGTCCCGCGCCGGCTGCGGCGACTGGGCGGCCGGCGCCGCGCGCGCCGCGGGCCTGCCGGCGCGCTCCGAAGGCATGGCCGCCGCGCCGAGCCTTGCGGAGGCGCGCCTCGCCGGGCTGCTGGAACTGGTCGAACGCGACGCGGCGGCGCATTGGTGGCTCGGCGGACGGCGCGCCCGCCAGCCGGCGCAAGCGGCCGCGCGCCGCTTCGCCGCCCTGGTGGCCAGGCACTGGCCGGGCTGGGGGACCGAGGGGCTGCGGCTCCTGGACCTGACCCGGCTTCCCGGCTTCCCGGTCATGGCGGCGCTTGCCTGGGGCCGGACGGACGGGGGCCTCGCCCTCGGCATCGCCTGCCGCCTCGGCGTCGCCGATGCGGTCGAGGCCGCCCACCGGGAGCTCTGTCAGATGCGCTTCGGCCTGGAGCTGGCGCGGCGGCGGGCCGCCCGGGGCGCGGCGCGGCTCGGACCCGCCGACCGCCGGGCGTTGGCACGCGCGGAGATCTCGCCCGCCTGTCCGCTGCTGCGACCGGCGGCGGCCGCGAGCCCGGGCGGAGCGCCGCTGCCCGCCTGTCCCCGGCAGGCCGCCGGCGCGCTCGCGGCCCGGGGGATCGCGGTCTCGGCCCTGGACCTCTCGTCGCCCGAGGACCCGCTCAAGGCCTGCAAGGCCATTGCGCCCGAGCTGCAGCCCTATGCGACGGGAATCACCACAGCGGCCCTGCGCGAGACCGTCGCAAAATCGGGAGGCGGGGGGCGATATGTCGGCGAGATTCCGCTCTATTGA
- a CDS encoding N-carbamoyl-D-amino-acid hydrolase encodes MARIVNVGAAQMGPIARDEGRAEVVERLIDHLREAKRRGCDLVVFPELTLTTFFPRWWLEDEAELEAFYETEMPGPETRPLFDEARHLGLGFCLGYAELIPGDETRRKRRFNTAILVGAEGEILGKYRKIHLPGHADHEPQRAFQHLEKRYFEPGDLGFRVFRGFGGLIGMCICNDRRWPETYRVMGLQGVEMVLLGYNTPSRHPLTPDHDAPSWHHNTLSMQAGAYQNGTWVVGVAKGGVEEGVHHIAGSQIIAPSGETVAQAVTEGDELIAAACDLDLGRSYKEHIFNFARHREPRHYALITALKGAVTPEEGARIEAAAQAAREAAE; translated from the coding sequence ATGGCACGCATCGTCAACGTCGGCGCGGCGCAGATGGGGCCGATCGCGCGGGACGAGGGCCGGGCCGAGGTGGTGGAGCGGCTCATCGACCACCTGCGGGAGGCCAAGCGGCGCGGCTGCGACCTCGTGGTCTTTCCCGAGCTGACTCTCACCACCTTCTTCCCGCGCTGGTGGCTGGAGGACGAGGCCGAGCTCGAGGCCTTCTACGAGACCGAGATGCCGGGGCCGGAGACCCGGCCTCTGTTCGACGAGGCGCGGCACCTGGGCCTGGGCTTCTGCCTGGGCTACGCCGAGCTGATCCCCGGCGACGAGACCCGGCGCAAGCGGCGCTTCAACACTGCGATCCTGGTCGGTGCCGAGGGCGAGATCCTCGGCAAGTACCGCAAGATCCACCTGCCCGGCCACGCCGATCACGAGCCGCAGCGCGCCTTCCAGCACCTGGAGAAGCGCTACTTCGAGCCCGGCGACCTGGGTTTCCGGGTGTTCCGCGGCTTCGGCGGCCTGATCGGGATGTGCATCTGCAACGACCGGCGCTGGCCCGAGACCTACCGGGTCATGGGCCTGCAGGGGGTGGAGATGGTGCTGCTGGGCTACAACACGCCGAGCCGGCACCCCCTAACCCCCGACCACGACGCGCCCTCCTGGCACCACAACACCCTGTCGATGCAGGCCGGCGCCTACCAGAACGGCACCTGGGTGGTCGGCGTCGCCAAGGGCGGGGTCGAGGAGGGCGTGCACCACATCGCCGGCAGCCAGATCATCGCGCCCAGCGGCGAGACCGTGGCCCAGGCGGTGACCGAGGGCGACGAGCTGATCGCCGCGGCCTGCGACCTGGACCTCGGCCGCTCCTACAAGGAGCACATCTTCAACTTCGCCCGCCACCGCGAGCCCCGGCACTACGCCCTGATCACCGCCCTCAAGGGCGCGGTCACGCCCGAGGAGGGCGCGCGCATCGAGGCCGCCGCCCAGGCGGCGCGAGAGGCGGCGGAGTAG
- a CDS encoding diaminopropionate ammonia-lyase, with the protein MAGNEESRALLAEIADLVPAWRANAGAARGRPDGAAAAAVLGPADWQAARAEISAWPGYRPTPLVGLPGLAAVLGIARLAVKDEGGRFGLGSFKALGGAYAVLRQLRARVAAQTGETPSTEDLLAGRFAGIAAGLTVCCATDGNHGRSVAWGARTFGLPCVIYLHEHVSAGREAAIARFGAEVRRVEGTYDDSVHRAAEEAARNGWTVVSDTSYEGYREIPRDVMAGYAVMAAEALEQWGEGPPNPGPTHVFLQAGVGGLAAAVCAYLWQSLGARRPRFQVVEPERAACLFASAAEGRAATIGGDLDTVMAGLAAGETSLIAWDVLRHGAEGFMTLPDASAPLAMRLLAAGMDGDPPLVAGESAVAGLAALICARRRPELAEAMGLNAESRVLLFSTEGDTDPELYRELVGRTAAEVRAAKAV; encoded by the coding sequence ATGGCAGGAAACGAGGAGTCCCGGGCCCTTCTGGCCGAGATCGCCGACCTGGTGCCGGCCTGGCGGGCCAATGCCGGGGCGGCGCGCGGCCGCCCCGACGGCGCCGCGGCGGCCGCCGTGCTCGGGCCCGCCGACTGGCAGGCGGCCCGGGCCGAGATCTCGGCCTGGCCGGGCTACCGGCCGACGCCCCTGGTCGGGCTGCCGGGCCTGGCCGCCGTCCTGGGGATCGCGCGCCTGGCGGTCAAGGACGAGGGCGGGCGCTTCGGACTGGGCAGCTTCAAGGCCCTGGGCGGCGCCTACGCCGTGCTGCGCCAGCTGCGCGCCCGGGTCGCCGCCCAGACCGGGGAGACGCCCTCGACCGAAGACCTGCTCGCCGGGCGCTTCGCCGGGATCGCGGCCGGCCTGACCGTCTGCTGCGCGACCGACGGCAACCACGGCCGCTCGGTCGCCTGGGGTGCCCGGACCTTCGGCCTGCCTTGCGTGATCTATCTCCACGAGCACGTCAGCGCCGGCCGCGAGGCGGCCATCGCCCGCTTCGGCGCCGAAGTCCGGCGGGTCGAGGGCACCTACGACGACTCCGTGCACAGGGCTGCCGAGGAGGCGGCGCGGAACGGCTGGACCGTGGTCTCCGACACCTCCTACGAGGGCTACCGCGAGATACCGCGCGACGTCATGGCCGGCTATGCGGTCATGGCGGCCGAGGCGCTGGAGCAGTGGGGCGAGGGACCGCCCAACCCCGGGCCGACCCACGTCTTCCTCCAGGCCGGGGTCGGCGGCCTGGCGGCGGCGGTCTGCGCCTATCTCTGGCAGAGCCTCGGCGCGCGGCGGCCGCGCTTCCAAGTGGTCGAGCCGGAGAGGGCCGCCTGCCTCTTCGCCAGCGCGGCCGAGGGCCGGGCGGCGACCATCGGCGGCGATCTCGACACGGTCATGGCCGGCCTGGCGGCGGGCGAGACCTCGCTGATCGCCTGGGATGTGCTGCGTCACGGCGCCGAGGGCTTTATGACTTTGCCCGACGCCAGCGCGCCCCTGGCCATGCGCCTCCTGGCGGCGGGGATGGACGGCGACCCGCCCCTGGTCGCCGGCGAGTCCGCGGTCGCCGGCCTGGCCGCCCTGATTTGCGCCCGCCGCCGCCCCGAGCTGGCCGAAGCGATGGGCCTGAACGCGGAGTCCCGGGTCCTGCTGTTCTCGACCGAGGGCGACACCGATCCGGAACTCTATCGGGAACTGGTCGGGCGGACGGCGGCGGAGGTGCGGGCGGCGAAGGCGGTGTAG
- a CDS encoding ABC transporter substrate-binding protein, which produces MQTLTRRTLVLAAALAVPLAALAAPQPAAAEKVLRVIPHADLKNIDPIWTTAYITRNHGYMVYDTLFAMDENLKPQPQMVDTWTVSDDQLTWTFVLRDGLKWHDGTDVTAEDCVASLKRWGARDGMGQQLMEVTESLTAADAKTIVMKLKEPYGLVLDSIGKISSNVPFMMPKALAETDPFEQVPEIVGSGPFKFSKDEWVPGSKVVYTKNQDYVPRSEPPSGAAGGKIAKVDRVEWIYIPDAQTATNALINGEVDYYEQPQPDLAPILRQASGVVVEVNDPLGNQGMLRMNHLHPPFDNKKIRQAVLKAIDQEVYMQAAVGDPEFYKVCYSYYACGSPLETFYGNELIANPSLADAKAMLAEAGYDGTPVVLMQPTDIPILSAFSLVTAQRLRDIGMTVEVQAMDWSTLTSRRAKKEPVDQGGWNIFHTWWIGGDITNPVVATGMSGGGIEKAWFGWPDNPELEKLRQAFARETDAKEQKALADQVQALAIDTVTHGNTGTFFVPVAYRDNVKGLIKSPVQFFWNIDVER; this is translated from the coding sequence ATGCAGACGCTGACACGCAGGACGCTCGTCCTGGCGGCCGCCCTGGCCGTACCCCTGGCCGCCCTGGCGGCCCCCCAGCCGGCGGCGGCCGAGAAGGTCTTGCGGGTCATCCCGCACGCCGACCTCAAGAACATCGACCCGATCTGGACCACGGCCTACATCACCCGCAACCACGGCTACATGGTCTACGACACGCTCTTCGCGATGGACGAGAACCTCAAGCCGCAGCCGCAGATGGTCGATACCTGGACGGTCAGCGACGACCAGCTGACCTGGACCTTCGTGCTGCGCGACGGCCTGAAGTGGCACGACGGCACGGACGTCACCGCCGAGGACTGCGTCGCCTCCCTGAAACGCTGGGGCGCGCGCGACGGCATGGGCCAGCAGCTCATGGAGGTCACCGAGAGCCTGACCGCGGCCGACGCCAAGACCATCGTCATGAAGCTGAAGGAGCCCTACGGCCTGGTCCTGGATTCGATCGGCAAGATCAGCTCCAACGTGCCCTTCATGATGCCCAAGGCCCTGGCCGAGACCGATCCCTTCGAGCAGGTGCCCGAGATCGTCGGCTCCGGCCCCTTCAAGTTCTCCAAGGACGAGTGGGTGCCGGGCTCCAAGGTGGTCTACACCAAGAACCAGGACTACGTGCCGCGCAGCGAGCCGCCCAGCGGCGCCGCCGGCGGCAAGATCGCCAAGGTCGACCGGGTGGAATGGATCTATATCCCCGACGCCCAGACCGCGACAAACGCCCTGATCAACGGCGAGGTCGACTACTACGAGCAGCCGCAGCCAGACCTGGCGCCGATCCTCAGGCAGGCGTCCGGCGTGGTGGTCGAGGTCAACGATCCCCTCGGCAACCAGGGCATGCTGCGGATGAACCACCTGCACCCGCCCTTCGACAACAAGAAGATCCGCCAGGCGGTGCTCAAGGCCATCGACCAGGAGGTCTACATGCAGGCCGCGGTCGGTGATCCGGAGTTCTACAAGGTCTGCTACTCCTATTACGCCTGCGGCTCGCCGCTCGAGACCTTCTACGGCAACGAGCTGATCGCCAACCCCAGCCTGGCCGACGCCAAGGCCATGCTGGCGGAGGCCGGCTACGACGGCACCCCGGTGGTGCTCATGCAGCCGACCGACATCCCCATCCTTTCGGCCTTCAGCCTGGTCACCGCCCAGCGACTGCGCGACATCGGCATGACGGTCGAGGTCCAGGCCATGGACTGGTCGACCCTGACCTCGCGCCGGGCCAAGAAGGAGCCGGTGGACCAGGGCGGCTGGAACATCTTCCACACCTGGTGGATCGGCGGCGACATCACCAACCCGGTGGTCGCGACCGGCATGTCCGGCGGCGGCATCGAGAAGGCCTGGTTCGGCTGGCCGGACAACCCGGAGCTGGAGAAGCTGCGTCAGGCCTTCGCCCGCGAGACCGACGCCAAGGAGCAGAAGGCGCTGGCCGACCAGGTCCAGGCCCTGGCCATCGACACGGTGACACACGGCAACACCGGCACCTTCTTCGTGCCGGTCGCCTACCGCGACAACGTCAAGGGCCTGATCAAGTCCCCGGTCCAGTTCTTCTGGAACATCGACGTGGAGAGGTAG
- a CDS encoding ABC transporter permease has translation MLVFVAKRIFATIPVMGVVALFVFLMLRLSPGDPATVIAGDYASPADIERIREQLGLNEPIFFQFTTWIWSLIQGDLGISIFSNLPVTQLIGQRLEPTLMLAATTLVFAVVVAVPLGVIAAWKAGTWVDRGIMVFAVAGFSIPVFVLGYLLIYQFSLNLKWLPVQGYKSPFEQPLAFLHHIVLPTVTLSVIYIALIARITRASVLEVLEEDYIRTARAKGQTERRVLLGHALKNAAVPIVTVIGLGIALLIGGVVITESVYNIPGLGRLVVDAILKRDYPIIQGLILMFSFVYILINLAIDIAYTLLDPRIRY, from the coding sequence ATGCTGGTCTTCGTCGCCAAGCGGATCTTCGCCACCATCCCCGTGATGGGGGTGGTGGCGCTCTTCGTCTTCCTGATGCTGCGGCTCAGCCCGGGCGACCCGGCCACCGTGATCGCCGGCGACTACGCCTCGCCCGCCGACATCGAGCGGATCCGCGAGCAGCTCGGCCTCAACGAGCCGATCTTCTTCCAGTTCACCACCTGGATCTGGAGCCTGATCCAGGGCGACCTGGGCATCTCGATCTTCTCGAACCTGCCGGTCACCCAGCTGATCGGCCAGCGCCTGGAGCCGACCCTGATGCTGGCGGCGACCACCCTGGTCTTCGCCGTCGTCGTCGCCGTGCCCCTGGGCGTGATCGCCGCCTGGAAGGCCGGCACCTGGGTCGACCGCGGGATCATGGTCTTCGCGGTCGCCGGCTTCTCGATCCCGGTCTTCGTCCTGGGCTACCTGCTGATCTACCAGTTCTCCTTGAACCTCAAGTGGCTGCCGGTCCAGGGCTACAAGAGCCCCTTCGAACAGCCCCTGGCCTTCCTGCACCACATCGTCCTGCCGACCGTGACCTTGAGCGTGATCTACATCGCGCTGATCGCCCGCATCACCCGGGCCAGCGTGCTCGAGGTGCTGGAGGAGGACTACATCCGCACCGCCCGCGCCAAGGGCCAGACCGAGCGCCGGGTCCTGCTCGGCCACGCGCTGAAGAACGCCGCGGTGCCCATCGTCACCGTGATCGGCCTGGGCATCGCCCTCTTGATCGGCGGCGTGGTGATCACCGAGAGCGTCTACAACATCCCCGGCCTCGGCCGCCTGGTGGTCGACGCCATCCTCAAGCGCGACTACCCGATCATCCAGGGCCTGATCCTGATGTTCAGCTTCGTCTACATCCTGATCAACCTGGCGATCGACATCGCCTACACCCTGCTCGACCCGAGGATCCGCTATTGA
- a CDS encoding ABC transporter permease, with amino-acid sequence MYDRAGGGLRDRIAGFRRGLLRRYPTMIFGGVLLFVMVICALFAPLLFTGDPIVLNPINRLKAPSELHWFGTDMFGRDIYSRTVYGARISLTVGLLAAGLSVVFGLLCGLAAGYIRFLDGVIMRVMDGLMAIPGILLAIALVSLSGASLTTVTVAITIPEIPRVVRLVRAIVLSVREEPYVEAAIAAGTRLPLILVRHVLPNTVPPLIVQATYVCASAMLTEALLGFLGAGTPPEIPSWGNIMSEGRTYFQLAPWIVLFPGITLALTILAVNVLGDGLRDTLDPRIAKKM; translated from the coding sequence ATCTACGATAGGGCCGGCGGCGGCTTGCGGGACCGGATCGCGGGTTTCCGGCGCGGCCTGCTGCGCCGCTATCCGACCATGATCTTCGGCGGTGTCCTCCTGTTCGTCATGGTGATCTGCGCGCTCTTCGCGCCGCTGCTCTTCACCGGCGACCCCATCGTCCTCAACCCGATCAACCGCCTCAAGGCGCCCAGCGAGCTGCACTGGTTCGGCACCGACATGTTCGGCCGCGACATCTACAGCCGCACGGTTTACGGCGCCCGGATCTCGCTGACCGTCGGCCTCCTGGCGGCCGGGCTCAGCGTGGTCTTCGGCCTGCTCTGCGGCCTGGCGGCCGGCTACATCCGCTTCCTCGACGGCGTGATCATGCGGGTCATGGACGGCCTGATGGCGATCCCCGGCATCCTGCTGGCCATCGCCCTGGTCTCGCTCTCCGGCGCCAGCCTCACGACGGTCACCGTCGCCATCACCATCCCCGAGATCCCGCGGGTGGTCCGCCTGGTCCGCGCCATCGTGCTCTCGGTGCGCGAGGAGCCCTACGTCGAGGCCGCGATCGCCGCAGGCACCCGGCTGCCGCTGATCCTGGTCCGTCACGTCCTGCCCAACACCGTGCCGCCGCTGATCGTGCAGGCGACCTATGTCTGCGCCTCGGCCATGCTGACCGAGGCTCTGCTCGGCTTCCTCGGCGCCGGCACCCCGCCGGAGATCCCGAGCTGGGGCAACATCATGTCCGAGGGCCGGACCTACTTCCAGCTCGCGCCCTGGATCGTGCTCTTCCCCGGCATCACCCTGGCGCTGACCATCCTGGCGGTGAACGTCCTGGGCGACGGCCTGCGCGACACCCTCGACCCTCGCATCGCCAAGAAGATGTGA